The region GTGGCAAGGTCCAGGGCGGCTCAGGCTCGATCAACGCCATGATCTACGTCCGTGGCCAGGCCCATGACTTTGACGATTGGGCCGCCAATGGCAACGATGGCTGGGGCTTCAAGGACGTGCTGCCGTACTTCCGCAAACTGGAAAACCACCCGCTGGGCGACAGTGAGTACCACGGCAGTAGCGGCCCGATCAGCATCACGCCGATGAAAGGCCAGACCCATCCGATCTGTGATGTGTTTCTCAAGGGGTGCGATGAACTCGGTTTTCCGCACAGTGATGACTTCAACGGGCCGAAATTCGAAGGTTCGGGCATCTACGACGTCAACACCAAAAACGGCCAGCGTTGTTCCAGCAGCTTTGCGCACCTGCACCCGGCACTGAGCCGGCCGAACTTGACGCTCGAGCATTACGCCTTGGTGGATCGAGTGCTGTTCGATAACCAGCGGGCGACCGGGATTTCTGTGACCCAGCATGGTGTGGTCCGCACGTTCACTGCGCGCAAGGAAGTGATCCTCTGCGCTGGTGCCGTCGATACGCCGAAGATTTTGCAATTGTCCGGCGTGGCGGATCGGGCGCTGTTGGCTAAACACCAGATCCCGCTGGTCAAGCACCTGCCAGCGGTGGGGCAGAACCTCCAGGATCACTTGTGTGCGAGCTATTACTACAAGGCCAATATCCCGACCCTTAACGACCAGCTCAGCTCGCTGTTCGGTCAATTCAAGCTCGGCCTCAAATACGTGCTGACCCGCAAAGGCGCGCTGGCGATGAGCGTCAATCAGGCCGGTGGCTTCTTCCGTGGCAATGAGGCGCAGGCGAACCCAAACCTGCAGTTGTACTTCAACCCGCTGTCGTACCAGATCCCGAAAAACAATAAGGCCAGCCTCAAACCCGAACCTTACTCAGGCTTCTTGCTGTGCTTCAACCCGTGCCGGCCTACCAGTCGCGGGCATATCGAGATTGCCTCGAAAAACCCACGGGATGCGGCCTTGATTGACCCTAACTATCTGAGCACGCAAAAGGACATCGACGAGGTGATACAGGGCAGTCGTCTGATGCGCCGGATCATGCAGGCGCCCGCGCTGAAACGCGTCACTGTCGAAGAAGTGCTGCCAGGGCCGGCGGTCGAAAGCGATGCGCAGATGCTGCAATATTTTCGCGAGAACAGCGGTTCGATCTATCACCTGTGCGGTTCCTGCGCCATGGGTGCAGACCAACAGACATCGGTGGTGGACAAGCGTCTCAACGTCCACGGTGTCGCGGGTTTACGGATCGTTGATGCGTCGATTTTCCCCAACGTGACCAGCGGCAATACCCATGCGGCAGTGTTGATGGTGGCGGAAAAAGGTGCCGATCTGATCTTGCAGGACGCCTGATTTAATACTGGCCTGTATCAAAAATGAATTTCCGTCTCGTCCGCTGCTCATACCTCATAGGTAGCGGATATTGGCCGCGAAATCGTTTAGGCAATCAGGGAGTAGTCAGGTCATGAGTCCAGTATCGACGGCGCGCGAGAAGATTCCTGGCGGGTTGATTCTTGTGGTGGAGGATGACCCGCTGATTCTGGAGTTTCTCTGCGAAATTCTTCAGGACGAGGGCTTTGCCGTGGTGCCGCAGAACAGTGCAGATGCGGCGTCGCATTACTTGGAGCAACACGCCGGTGAGGTCAGGCTGTTGCTGACGGACATCACCATGCCCGGCAAGCTGAACGGCGCCGATTTGGCGAATAACTTCGGTGATCTCTGGCCGGACAAACCGATCATGATCATGTCCGGCTATGAAACCCCTGAAAGCTCCGGGGTCCGGCATGCGGTGTCGTTCATCAAGAAGCCCTGGGCGCTAGGGCAGTTGCTGGATTGCGTTGAAGGTGCCTTGAAGTTGCGCCCGCCGACTGACTGATTACACGCCCAGCCGGGTCGGGTGCTACATTGCCCGACTCAGCCGCTTGGCCCTCTGCCATAGGACGTTGCCCTTTGTCTGCTCACGACCGTGTTTTCAATACTCCGTACCGCGCCTTTTTGTTTGATATGGACGGCACCGTCCTTAACTCCATTGCCGCCGCCGAGCGGATCTGGACAGCCTGGGCGCTGCGTCACGGCGTCGATGTCGAGTCTTTCCTGCCAACCATTCATGGCGCCCGAGCCGTCGATACGGTCAACCGTCAGGCGTTGCCGGGGGTGAATGCCGAGGCTGAAGCC is a window of Pseudomonas sp. DC1.2 DNA encoding:
- a CDS encoding GMC family oxidoreductase, whose product is MTYDYIIAGAGAAGCILANRLSASGKYTVLLLEAGGKDSSLWFKIPVGFAKMYYNPTFNWMYYSQPQKQLNNREIYAPRGKVQGGSGSINAMIYVRGQAHDFDDWAANGNDGWGFKDVLPYFRKLENHPLGDSEYHGSSGPISITPMKGQTHPICDVFLKGCDELGFPHSDDFNGPKFEGSGIYDVNTKNGQRCSSSFAHLHPALSRPNLTLEHYALVDRVLFDNQRATGISVTQHGVVRTFTARKEVILCAGAVDTPKILQLSGVADRALLAKHQIPLVKHLPAVGQNLQDHLCASYYYKANIPTLNDQLSSLFGQFKLGLKYVLTRKGALAMSVNQAGGFFRGNEAQANPNLQLYFNPLSYQIPKNNKASLKPEPYSGFLLCFNPCRPTSRGHIEIASKNPRDAALIDPNYLSTQKDIDEVIQGSRLMRRIMQAPALKRVTVEEVLPGPAVESDAQMLQYFRENSGSIYHLCGSCAMGADQQTSVVDKRLNVHGVAGLRIVDASIFPNVTSGNTHAAVLMVAEKGADLILQDA
- a CDS encoding response regulator; the encoded protein is MSPVSTAREKIPGGLILVVEDDPLILEFLCEILQDEGFAVVPQNSADAASHYLEQHAGEVRLLLTDITMPGKLNGADLANNFGDLWPDKPIMIMSGYETPESSGVRHAVSFIKKPWALGQLLDCVEGALKLRPPTD